The following coding sequences lie in one Sesamum indicum cultivar Zhongzhi No. 13 linkage group LG9, S_indicum_v1.0, whole genome shotgun sequence genomic window:
- the LOC105171123 gene encoding 26S proteasome non-ATPase regulatory subunit 12 homolog A-like, producing MENGGGDLEAKIEMLLNVEKQMRQVGDVAGTRKAVTDILKLCFEAGAWRTLNDQILLISKRRGQLKQAVQAMVQQAMQYIDQTPDLDTKIELIKTLNSVSAGKIYVEIERARLIKKLAKIKEEQGLIAEAADLMQEVAVETFGAMAKTEKIAFILEQVRLCLDRQDYVRAQILSRKISPRVFEADTSKEKKKPKEGEAIVEEAPADIPSLLELKKIYYQLMIRYYAHSNNYLEICRCYKSIYEIPSLKEDPAQWIPVLRKICWYLVLSPHDPMQSSLLNSTLEDKNLSEIPNFRLLLKQLVTMEVIQWTALWDTFKDEFENERNMLGGSLGDKAAEDLKLRVIEHNILVVSKYYSRITLKRLADLLCLTVQEAEKHLSEMVVSKALVAKINRPMGVICFQTVKDSNDILNSWAMNLEKLLDLVEKSCHQIHKETMVHKAALKV from the exons ATG GAAAATGGAGGCGGAGATTTGGAGGCGAAAATTGAGATGTTGCTGAATGTGGAGAAGCAGATGAGGCAAGTGGGGGATGTTGCAGGTACGAGGAAGGCCGTCACCGATATTTTGAAGCTCTGCTTTGAAGCTGGTGCGTGGAGAACACTCAATGATCAGATTTTGCTTATTTCCAAGCGGCGTGGACAGTTGAAACAG GCTGTACAAGCAATGGTCCAGCAAGCAATGCAATATATTGATCAGACTCCAGATCTTGATACTAAAATAGAGCTTATTAAGACACTTAACAGTGTGTCCGCTGGGAAG ATATATGTTGAGATAGAGAGGGCTCGGTTGATTAAGAAACTTGCAAAGATTAAGGAAGAACAAGGACTTATAGCTGAGGCTGCTGACTTGATGCAAGAAGTTGCG GTGGAGACATTTGGCGCCATGGCAAAAACTGAAAAGATAGCTTTCATACTTGAGCAA GTTCGTTTGTGTTTAGATCGCCAAGACTATGTCCGTGCACAAATACTTTCGAGAAAGATAAGTCCTAGAGTTTTTGAAGCTGAtacttcaaaagaaaagaaaaagccaAAAGAAGGTGAAGCCATTGTCGAAGAGGCTCCTGCTGATATTCCATCATTGTTGGAGTTGAAAAAGATATACTACCAATTAATGATCAG GTATTATGCACATAGCAACAATTATCTTGAGATATGTCGATGTTACAAGTCAATATATGAGATTCCCTCTCTGAAAGAAGACCCTGCTCAATGGATACCG gttttgagaaaaatatgctGGTATCTAGTCTTGTCTCCTCATGATCCCATGCAGTCAAGCCTTCTTAACTCAACTCTGGAGGATAAGAACCTTTCAGAAATTCCTAATTTCAG GTTACTGCTGAAACAACTAGTTACCATGGAGGTTATTCAGTGGACAGCTCTTTGGGACACATTCAAAGATGAATTTGAGAATGAGAGAAACATGCTTGGCGGATCTCTGGGTGATAAGGCAGCTGAAGATTTGAAACTCAGAGTGATAGAACAT AACATCCTTGTTGTCTCAAAATACTACTCGCGGATAACCTTGAAGAGGCTTGCAGATCTGTTATGCCTTACTGTCCAG GAGGCTGAAAAACATCTCTCTGAAATGGTTGTGTCCAAAGCATTAGTGGCAAAGATCAACAGACCTATGGGTGTGATCTGTTTCCAAACAGTCAAGGACAGCAATGACATTCTAAACTCATGGGCAATGAACTTGGAGAAGCTGCTCGACCTTGTAGAGAAAAGTTGCCACCAAATTCACAAAGAGACAATGGTCCACAAAGCCGCACTCAAAGTCTGA